In the genome of Arachis stenosperma cultivar V10309 chromosome 6, arast.V10309.gnm1.PFL2, whole genome shotgun sequence, the window ctttcttttattcctttttaaaATCTGGAAGTAAGTTACTTGGTTATCAACTCTCCCAACTCCAAAAGGTCAAGTTTGCAAATTTTACGACTAAATGGGTAATTTATCTTTTGCAAAAGTAAAGTCTTTAATTAATTATCTATTTTCAAGTTAGTCTAAAttgaaataataattattattaatttgaattttttattaagtaaaatttaaaatagagagataataattttcttcttgtcTGATATCTTGATTGAATGATCAGTGTACAACTTTTATTACTTAGTCCAAAAATATTTAGTGTGCATTTTGTATACCTATGTAATGTATGTCGTCATCATCGTCATTATTATAATGTTATAAGGTGAATGATCGTGAATGCTGCTAATGGGTAAGAGAGTCATATATTAAtcaggttgttgagtcctaatttGCATCTGCCTTACAGCTTACTATTACAATTTTAGAGTTGTAATTAAGGAAGGTGAGAAAGTGCAATCGTGAATATAGTAGCCGTAACAAATCAGGCAAATAAAAATGAAGGGATGTGAAAGTTTGAGAGGAAGAGTAAATGAAGATATTAGAAGTTGGAAGCGATACAGAAGTGGTTGTTTAGCAATACACAACAATAGCAGCATATAATGAatttaaacattttattttagagagaCAATCCGGACTCTTCGTCCTCTTCAAGATCAGAGGTGTAGACAAAGTAGAGAGCCCATATGAGACCGAACACACCAAACAGGATCCAACCAAGGAGGTTGTTGCTCAGACCAAATGGAAGCCCTGTTCCTTCGGTGCTCAGCCTCTCATCCACAAGAGCCATGGCTGGGCTCGACATGCTTGCAGCCATAGCAGCTGCCATCAAGGATGCCCCCATCCCCATCCCCATCTTCGACTTGCTTTCATGTGAACAAGCCTTTCCCTCCTCCATGGAGCACATCACTCTTCCCACCTTCCCCATTGCTGGCAACCCAAGAACGG includes:
- the LOC130932536 gene encoding photosystem II reaction center W protein, chloroplastic; its protein translation is MASIFASTTTPSITRVGLLPKRALGVSSSTVLGLPAMGKVGRVMCSMEEGKACSHESKSKMGMGMGASLMAAAMAASMSSPAMALVDERLSTEGTGLPFGLSNNLLGWILFGVFGLIWALYFVYTSDLEEDEESGLSL